A single Oryza brachyantha chromosome 8, ObraRS2, whole genome shotgun sequence DNA region contains:
- the LOC102721101 gene encoding ethanolamine-phosphate cytidylyltransferase-like, producing MMGLLAFESNQGLWSSGYYSQLFGIGGVMVTVAILWLSTGYFGGIGAPFAPYFWPYLGQLPKKKERKRPVRVYMDGCFDLMHYGHANALRQAKVLGDQLVVGVVSDEEIVANKGPPVLSMDERLTLVSGLKWVDEVIPNAPYEITEEFMNTLFNKYNIDYIIHGDDPCLLPDGTDAYALAKKVGRYKQIKRTEGVSSTDIVGRILLTFKQKEASITETTMDANVAVNQNGGADTCDLVKSQLSNFLPTSRRIMQFSNGQAPSPGARVVYIDGAFDLFHAGHVEILRSARQLGDFLLVGVHDDQAIRDRRGYRPIMHLHERTLSVLACRYVDEVIIGAPWEVSRDMITTFNISLVVHGTVTEGSSVGGIDPYAVPKSMGIFQTITSPKPITTVSVATRIIDNHEAYKKRNLKKKASEDRYYTQKKFVSGD from the exons ATGATGGGCTTGTTAGCATTTGAGAGCAACCAAGGGCTCTGGAGTAGTGGATATTATTCCCAGTTGTTTGGGATTGGAGGAGTTATGGTCACCGTCGCCATACTTTGGTTATCTACAGGCTACTTTGGAGGAATTGGTGCTCCTTTTGCTCCATATTTTTGGCCATATCTAGGACAACTTCCAAAGAAGAAGGAACGGAAAAGGCCTGTGAGAGTTTACATGGATGGATGCTTTGACCTCATGCACTATGGCCATGCAAATGCATTGCGGCAGGCCAAGGTGTTGGGAGATCAACTTGTAGTGGGAGTTGTCAGCGATGAGGAGATTGTGGCGAACAAGGGTCCACCTGTGCTTTCAATGGATGAGAG GTTGACGCTTGTTAGTGGATTGAAGTGGGTGGACGAAGTCATTCCAAATGCACCCTATGAGATTACAGAAGAATTTATGAATACCCTCTTCAATAAATACAACATTGATTACATTATACATGGAGATGATCCTTGTCTCCTTCCTGATGGAACGGATGCCTATGCTTTAGCAAAGAAAGTTGGACGCTACAAGCAAATCAAACGCACTGAAGGTGTCTCAAGCACTGATATAGTCG GGAGGATACTACTGACATTCAAGCAGAAAGAAGCTTCCATTACGGAAACTACCATGGATGCAAATGTTGCTGTCAATCAGAATGGTGGAGCCGATACATGTGATCTAGTCAAAAGTCAGTTATCCAATTTTCTTCCAACATCTCGCCGGATAATGCAGTTTTCAAATGGACAG GCTCCTTCGCCAGGTGCTCGTGTTGTGTATATAGATGGTGCTTTTGATCTTTTCCATGCCGGCCATGTTGAG ATCCTCAGAAGTGCAAGACAACTTGGTGACTTCCTTCTTGTTGGTGTCCATGATGACCAGGCAATCAG GGATAGAAGAGGGTACCGTCCTATCATGCACCTCCACGAGCGAACACTCAGTGTACTTGCATGTCGTTATGTTGATGAAGTTATAATAGGCGCACCATGGGAGGTCTCGAGAGATATG ATCACTACATTTAACATTTCACTGGTTGTTCATGGGACAGTAACCGAGGGCAGTTCTGTG GGTGGTATTGATCCATATGCCGTTCCAAAGAGCATGGGTATTTTCCAAACAATCACAAGCCCCAAACCTATAACAACCGTTTCTGTAGCTACCAGAATAATTGATAACCATGAAGCTTACAAG AAAAGGAACTTGAAAAAGAAGGCAAGCGAAGACAGATACTACACACAAAAGAAATTTGTCTCTGGAGATTAA
- the LOC102721666 gene encoding reticulon-like protein B23 — translation MEATGGGGDAAAEGRRGEGGAARWAVGAVCGGLVYYHCAVRRASAVSLAADVLLVLLCSLSILGLLFRHLHISVPVDPLEWQISQEMANSIVASLANTIGAAESVLRVAATGHDKKLFFKVVFTLYFLAALGRVVSGAAVAYAALCVFCLYMFAQSTDLFDQLPSWIPVGRDSLGGTQDST, via the exons atggaggccaccggcggcggcggcgacgcggcggcggaagggaggagaggggaaggaGGGGCCGCGAGGTGGGCGGTGGGCGCGGTGTGCGGCGGGCTGGTGTACTACCACTGCGCGGTGCGGCGGGCCAGCGCGGTGTCGCTCGCCGCTGACgtgctcctcgtcctcctctgcTCGCTCTCCATCCTCGGCCTCCTCTTCCGCCACCTCCACATCTC GGTGCCCGTGGATCCTCTTGAATGGCAGATTTCTCAAGAGATGGCAAATAGTATAGTTGCATCCTTGGCTAACACAATTGGGGCCGCCGAATCTGTATTGAGGGTGGCTGCAACTGGACATGATAAGAAGCTCTTTTTCAAG GTGGTTTTTACTTTGTATTTTCTAGCAGCTTTGGGAAGGGTGGTATCAGGTGCTGCAGTTGCTTATGCTG CGCTCTGCGTCTTCTGCCTCTACATGTTTGCGCAAAGCactgatctgtttgatcagctCCCTTCTTGGATTCCTGTAGGAAGAGATTCGCTCGGCGGCACTCAGGATTCAACATGA
- the LOC102721385 gene encoding uncharacterized protein LOC102721385 → MANLVAMNMKRKEHAEVSNHGLSIFLDPKRLKLQDGEIPDMMEEEKAGAPTDANVPAMASSSWLQPTQDQKAVHHTLNIPYGMASSEPPFQAATATATVAAMDIEVELQQRQPQAQPCQQAPFWSGFF, encoded by the exons ATGGCTAATCTTGTGGCAATGAACATGAAGAGGAAAGAACATGCTGAAGTGTCCAACCATGGACTCTCCATCTTTCTTGATCCCAAGAGGCTCAAGTTGCAG GATGGAGAGATTCCAGACATGATGGAAGAAGAGAAAGCAGGTGCTCCAACTGATGCTAATGTGCCAGCCATGGCCTCATCATCATGGCTGCAGCCGACTCAGGACCAAAAGGCTGTCCATCACACACTGAACATTCCATATGGGATGGCATCTTCAGAGCCACCATTCcaagccgccaccgccaccgccaccgtcgccgccatggacATCGAggttgagctccagcagcgGCAGCCTCAGGCTCAGCCGTGTCAGCAGGCACCTTTCTGGTCAG GTTTCTTCTGA
- the LOC102708174 gene encoding 3-hydroxyacyl-[acyl-carrier-protein] dehydratase FabZ-like, translated as MEAAAAAAPARSALPFPGRLAAAARPGRAPLPAPARRLVARPLRAAGDGAAHAVEAKEALPIEKRFPPFPSVMDINQIREILPHRFPFLLVDRVIEYKAGEYAVGIKNVTINDNFFPGHFPERPIMPGVLMVEAMAQVGGLVMLQPEVGGSRDNFFFAGIDKVRFRKPVIAGDTLIMRMTLTKYQKRFGLAKMEGKAYVGGDLVCEGEFLLVSATE; from the exons atggaggccgccgccgccgccgcgccagccaGATCCGCGCTCCCCTTCCctggccgcctcgccgccgccgcccgcccagGACGCGCGCCGCTGCCCGCCCCGGCACGGCGCCTCGTCGCTCGGCCCCTTCGCGCGGCGGGGGATGGCGCCGCCCACGCGGTGGAGGCCAAGGAGGCGCTCCCCATCGAGAAAA GGTTCCCTCCCTTCCCGAGCGTCATGGACATCAACCAGATCCGCGAGATCCTGCCCCACAG GTTTCCATTCCTTTTGGTTGATAGAGTTATTGAGTACAAGGCAGGAGAATATGCGGTTGGGATCAAGAATGTCACGATAAATGATAATTTCTTCCCTGGGCATTTCCCAGAACGACCGATTATGCCTGGTGTTCTCATGGTTGAG GCTATGGCCCAGGTTGGGGGTCTGGTGATGTTGCAGCCTGAGGTTGGCGGATCTCGggacaatttcttttttgcagGGATTGACAAAGTGAGGTTCAGGAAGCCAGTAATTGCTGGGGATACCTTGATCATGAGAATGACTCTGACCAAGTATCAGAAAAGATTTGGTCTTGCCAAGATGGAAGGAAAAGCTTATGTTGGTGGCGACCTAGTATGTGAGGGCGAGTTCCTCCTGGTTAGCGCAACCGAATAG
- the LOC102707891 gene encoding 26S proteasome non-ATPase regulatory subunit 1 homolog A-like gives MAVTVSSASGLLAMLQEPAAELKLHALANLNSLVHVFWPEISTSVPAIESLYEDEEFDQRQLAALVVSKVFYYLGELDDSLSYALGAGPLFDLSDGSDYAQTILAKALDEYASIRLKATSEERMMDPRLEAIVERMLDKCIFDGKYQQAMGMSVECKRLDKLEEAISQCDNLNGALSYCINLSHQYVSHREYRCEILRCLVKIYQTLQNPDYLSICQCLMFLDEPETVGNILGKLLSGSKDDALLAFQIAFDLVENENQAFLLNVKNHLDTLSLQTSAQTLPSDQTSATELSGDAQMTDNVITPNGNAHTVDPNDKLTKIKGILSGETSIQLTLQFLYSHNRSDLLILKTIKQALEMRNSVCHSATICSNAIMHAGTTVDTFLRENLEWLSRATNWAKFSATAGLGVIHRGHLTQGRALMAPYLPQSGAASGGSPYSEGGALYALGLIHANHGEGIKQFLRESLRNTSSEVVQHGACLGLGLAALGTADEEIFEDVKNILYTDSAVAGEAAGIGMGLLMVGTASEKAGEMLAYAHDTQHEKIIRGLSLGIALTVYGREEEADTLIEQMTRDQDPILRYGGMYALALAYRGTANNKAIHQLLHFAVSDVSDDVRRTAVLALGFVLYNEPEQTPRIVSLLSESYNPHVRYGAALAVGISCAGTGLSDAISLLEPLTSDVVDFVRQGALIAMAMVMIQTNESYDSRVGTFRRQLEKIIVDKHEDTMSKMGAILATGILDAGGRNVTIRLQSRSKHDKLTAVVGLAVFTQFWYWYPLTYFISLAFSPTAFIGLNSDLKVPKFEFLSNTKPSLFDYPKPTTQQTTTASVKLPTAILSTYAKAKSRAKKEAESKAQAESKAREKAEAPPSEDASTSMQVDGAAEKRAPEPEPTFQILTNPARVVPAQEKFIKFLEGGRYDPVKLAPSGFVLLRDLKPTETEELVLTDAPATQTTNAAAAQQVSGAAAMAVDEEPLPPQPFEYTS, from the exons ATGGCGGTGACGGTGAGCTCGGCGAGCGGGCTGCTGGCCATGCTGCaggagccggcggcggagctcaAGCTGCACGCGCTCGCCAATCTCAACTCCCTCGTCCACGTCTTCTGGCCCGAGATCTCCACCAGCGTCCCCGCCAT TGAGAGCTTATACGAAGATGAGGAATTTGACCAGAGGCAGCTGGCAGCATTGGTTGTTTCCAAGGTGTTTTACTACCTTGGTGAATTAGATGATTCTCTGTCGTATGCACTTGGTGCTGGACCACTATTTGATCTCTCCGATGGTTCGGATTATGCTCAAACAATTTTAG CAAAAGCATTAGATGAATATGCTAGCATCAGACTGAAAGCTACATCGGAAGAAAGAATGATGGATCCAAGATTGGAGGCCATTGTGGAGAGAATGTTGGACAA gTGCATCTTTGATGGCAAATATCAACAGGCCATGGGTATGTCTGTTGAATGCAAGAGACTTGATAAGCTGGAAGAAGCTATATCACAATGTGATAATCTTAATGGAGCACTTTCGTATTGTATCAATCTATCTCATCAATATGTCAGTCATCGTGAATATCGCTGTGAG ATTCTTCGATGTCTCGTAAAGATATACCAGACACTGCAAAATCCAGATTACTTAAGCATATGCCAGTGTCTTATGTTCTTGGATGAGCCTGAAACTGTTGGAAATATCTTGGGCAAGCTACTTTCTGGAAGCAAG GATGATGCTCTCCTTGCATTCCAAATTGCTTTTGATCTTgttgaaaatgaaaatcaGGCCTTCCTCCTGAATGTGAAAAATCACCTAGACACGCTGAGTTTGCAGACTTCTGCCCAGACTTTACCAAGTGATCAAACTTCTGCTACAGAACTATCTGGAGATGCCCAAATGACAGATAATGTTATCACACCAAATGGAAATGCACACACTGTAGATCCAAACGATAAACTGACAAAAATTAAGGGGATACTGTCAGGGGAGACGTCTATTCAGTTGACCTTACAGTTTTTATATAGCCATAATAG GTCTGACCTTTTGATTTTGAAGACCATAAAGCAAGCTTTGGAAATGAGGAACAGTGTTTGCCATAGTGCAACTATATGTTCCAATGCAATCATGCATGCCGGAACAACAGTTGATACCTTCCTAAGAGAAAACTTG GAGTGGCTAAGTAGGGCAACCAACTGGGCTAAGTTCAGTGCAACTGCTGGATTAGGTGTCATTCATAGAGGCCATCTCACACAAGGCAGAGCTTTAATGGCACCATACCTTCCTCAGAGTGGTGCTGCCAGTGGTGGTAGTCCATATTCTGAAGGTGGTGCCCTTTATGCTCTAGGTCTGATCCATGCTAACCATGGTGAAGGAATCAAGCAATTTCTTCGTGAGAGTCTTCGCAACACTAGTTCTGAG GTCGTTCAGCATGGTGCTTGTCTGGGACTTGGACTTGCAGCTCTAGGCACAGCCGACGAGGAAATATTTGAGGACGTAAAGAATATTCTTTACACTGACAGTGCTGTGGCTGGCGAGGCTGCAGGCATTGGCATGGGATTGCTTATGGTTGGAACAGCCAGTGAGAAAGCTGGAGAGATGCTTGCCTATGCACATGACACACAGCATGAGAAAATTATCAG GGGCTTGTCACTTGGAATTGCACTGACAGTTTATGGCAGGGAAGAGGAAGCTGACACCTTGATTGAACAAATGACTAGAGATCAAGATCCCATACTCCGTTATGGTGGTATGTATGCATTGGCTCTAGCGTACAGGGGAACTGCAAATAACAAAGCTATCCATCAGCTTCTCCATTTTGCGGTGTCGGATGTGAGTGACGATGTCCGGAGGACTGCAGTATTGGCTCTTGGTTTTGTCCTGTACAATGAGCCTGAACAG ACTCCAAGAATTGTGTCGCTGCTCTCTGAATCATATAATCCGCATGTCCGTTATGGTGCGGCTTTAGCAGTTGGAATATCCTGTGCAGGAACAGGATTAAGTGATGCCATCTCCTTGTTGGAGCCTCTTACATCTgatgttgttgactttgtGCGGCAAGGTGCTCTCATTGCAATGGCAATGGTCATGATCCAAACTAATGAATCATATGACTCTCGTGTTGGAACGTTCAGGCGTCAGTTGGAAAAGATCATTGTCGACAAGCATGAGGACACCATGAGCAAAATGGGTGCCATACTGGCTACTGGTATCCTTGATGCTGGTGGTAGGAACGTTACCATCAGGCTTCAGTCGAGGTCAAAGCATGACAAGCTCACTGCTGTCGTTGGCCTTGCTGTCTTCACCCAGTTCTGGTATTGGTACCCGCTCACCTATTTCATCAGCCTGGCTTTCTCTCCAACTGCGTTCATCGGCCTCAACTCTGACCTAAAAGTGCCAAAGTTTGAGTTCCTGTCAAACACCAAACCGTCACTGTTTGATTATCCAAAGCCGACAACCCAACAAACCACGACTGCTTCAGTTAAGCTTCCAACGGCCATCTTATCAACATATGCCAAGGCAAAATCTAGGGCGAAGAAGGAAGCGGAGAGCAAAGCTCAAGCGGAGAGCAAAGCTCGGGAGAAAGCAGAAGCACCACCAAGTGAAGATGCATCTACTTCAATGCAG GTCGATGGTGCTGCAGAGAAGAGGGCCCCTGAACCCGAACCGACCTTCCAGATCCTGACGAACCCGGCCCGGGTTGTCCCGGCCCAGGAGAAGTTCATAAAATTCCTGGAGGGCGGCAGGTACGACCCAGTGAAGCTGGCGCCCTCCGGATTCGTCCTCCTACGCGACCTCAAGCCCACCGAGACGGAGGAATTAGTTCTGACCGACGCCCCGGCAACTCAGACgacgaacgccgccgccgcccagcaAGTCTCAGGcgcggccgccatggccgtcGACGAGGAGCCCCTCCCTCCCCAGCCATTTGAGTACACCTCGTAA